The Candidatus Aenigmatarchaeota archaeon genome window below encodes:
- a CDS encoding type II secretion system F family protein, with protein MRIELTKERKILIITLLISWVLILLGILSKDPGVMANTIILSIFIVASPQLILNYVNYRILKEMEFAYPNFLRDLTAATKAGLPLHKAIISLRKNNYGPLSKEVRKMAYQLSWNVDVIKVLESSKKRLKKSPTLEKSLRILIESYKSGGRISEILDSLSNTLVSIQETEKDRKSSLQQYVTAMYIISLVFIAIVVAINKLMVPIFETSTVMGESEVGIMSNNPCNFCVFGFSINCLPCRIYSFICNFFRINDVSISCYYFGLFFSMSIVQSIAGGLVAGQIGEGSVKAGIKHSLILLFITISIFFLLVKFGVLGG; from the coding sequence ATGAGGATAGAGTTAACCAAGGAAAGAAAAATATTGATAATAACACTTTTGATTTCATGGGTTTTAATACTTTTGGGAATTCTTTCAAAAGATCCTGGGGTAATGGCAAATACAATAATACTATCAATATTTATAGTAGCCTCTCCACAGCTGATATTAAATTATGTTAATTATAGAATACTAAAAGAGATGGAATTTGCCTATCCAAACTTTCTAAGGGATCTAACTGCCGCAACAAAAGCCGGTTTGCCTTTGCACAAAGCTATAATCTCTCTTAGAAAGAACAACTATGGCCCATTATCAAAAGAGGTAAGAAAAATGGCCTACCAGTTATCCTGGAATGTGGATGTGATAAAAGTACTGGAAAGCTCCAAGAAAAGATTAAAGAAAAGTCCAACATTAGAAAAGTCTTTGAGAATATTGATAGAATCTTACAAGTCAGGTGGAAGGATATCAGAGATCTTAGATTCTCTTTCCAACACTTTGGTCTCGATTCAAGAAACTGAAAAGGATAGAAAAAGCTCACTCCAACAGTATGTTACAGCCATGTATATAATATCTCTTGTTTTCATTGCAATAGTAGTTGCAATAAATAAATTGATGGTTCCAATATTTGAGACATCCACAGTTATGGGTGAATCAGAAGTGGGAATTATGAGCAACAATCCTTGCAATTTTTGTGTATTTGGATTTTCAATAAACTGCCTTCCTTGTAGGATATATTCCTTCATCTGTAATTTTTTTAGGATAAATGACGTATCAATCTCCTGCTACTATTTTGGATTGTTCTTCTCCATGAGTATAGTTCAATCAATAGCCGGAGGTTTGGTGGCTGGCCAAATAGGTGAAGGTTCGGTAAAGGCTGGAATAAAACACAGTCTAATACTACTCTTCATCACAATTTCAATATTTTTCCTACTCGTTAAGTTTGGTGTGTTGGGTGGATAG